The Oscarella lobularis chromosome 9, ooOscLobu1.1, whole genome shotgun sequence genome includes a window with the following:
- the LOC136191230 gene encoding malignant fibrous histiocytoma-amplified sequence 1 homolog, protein MKDNDRWYCADRSNDKDAVLCIEGDKEAILESDSLPFDVSSLTEVSALSIDCAAARNISLASMDGITRVQIGRMKKASRYCYSLPLLPSRLEELCLILFHEHDIIGAVESQTELRSLTIRRNILNNYAALFAPIRNSGFESKPQEKWLNLESLTLHSCGLKHFPLQISELKDQKRLDLNSNSELKCLPEDIGTKIQNLEELMLWGCGLQQLPSSLSNLTALKKLHLSGNSELKSLPEDLGTKLHNLEELDLRECGLLQIPSSLSNLTAIKRLDLSRNSNLKILPKDIGTKLQKLEELDLRGCDLQQLPISLSNLTALKKLDLSGNSELKSLPENMGSKLQNLEVLILWGCGLQQLPISLSNLTVLKKLDLSGNSKLKCLPGDIGEKLQNLEVLILWGCGLQQLPISMSSLTALKMLDLSSNSALKNLPGDIGAKLQNLEKLDLRWCDLQQLPSSLSNLTALKKLHLSRNCELKSLPEDIGTKLQNLEELDLRECDLQQLPSSLSNLTALKKLDLRRNSKLKSLPENIGTKLQNLEELDLQWCGLQQLPSSLSNLTALKKLHLSGNSELKSLPEDIGTKLQNLEELDLPGCGLQQLPSSLSNVTALKKLDLRRNSKLKSLPENIGTKLQNLEELDLQWCGLQQLQSSLSNLTALKKLHLSGNSELKSLPEDIGTKLQNLEELDLRRCGLLQLPISLSDLTALKSLDLSGNSELKYLPEAMLQKLKNLKELDLQDCGLDKLPSSLGVLESLNVTGCLLTRLPLSIGKLMYLKCVGNPITFPPIGVWKQGLASIRAYFSSEILTSSRRLKIVVLGESCSGKTSLFQTMLRNASFCTCLEERTIGVEEYELTLTDKRAKIIDCGGQRCYLLTNQLFVSENGLVVIVVDVQRYKLTEASFHEHIGKYLQVVYERNENCYVVCVFTKVDLFTKWDRLSNAWNPRRYQEEFTRQIKKFRDNRKAIIKEMILWDGEKAAFIKKQNVRVENSVVFTSAKDVETTAKFRDFIDKLTDNEKLFPSAGDIVPETWYNFEERVERECRLSNNGLSALKVDFLNRLGGQFDLSKEEVLIVLRYYHQVGTILYFDQSRLSDVVFGSSKRIVDALKLIFRHDYAVLEHESGTTEISPERFIVDKEELSSNATLSIPLLKALLRGQNLDAESVNIFVKMLLSFDFAYVKGKYGLPNEHGDNEAYDIVDHLEKADASLLVPWLLNQGYPREVEENFPADCPKGCIEVTLSYSFAFTLPLGIFQLFSARCHQISQLIRHWNNGFTLSYGPIKAKFTCEELATNAAILCKCRTPKSRNALDRLFHVFWRCIVQLQTLLKIFPGSLYSIFLNYFDGDTGMKKQRVQILSKDWHLRTLVAAKPRKLQECSNSVRRVLKSYERRLDKIFPDACGSRVTLQDAKSVAREVSRCCSTKKQIRDLAVILDVRCPSLVADEVDASQVLQLLKEWLKNSEENAVVAVFTDALQDCDLGKAIRNCFGELGKDTLLQSLETLESSRIYVTSSFSDEFLDTPMTSLERFRAAQRIRAKWRNVGRILEPKPFTHNEIHAFGEQRNDSERAVEMLEAWASKFGNKATRRHFINAMNDPDVGYSNEVPEIFPSSH, encoded by the exons ATGAAAGACAATGATCG CTGGTATTGTGCAGACCGGTCTAACGATAAAGATGCTGTCCTCTGTATAGAAGGTGATAAAGAGGCTATTTTGGAAAGTGATAGCCTTCCGTTTGACGTTTCAAGCCTGACTGAAGTATCGGCCTTAAGTATTGATTGTGCCGCTGCACGAAATATTTCACTAGCAAGTATGGACGGCATTACACGAGTTCAAATAGGCCGAATGAAGAAGGCCAGTCGGTATTGCTACTCTCTACCACTTCTGCCTTCACGTCTAGAGGAACTATGTTTAATCCTTTTTCACGAACATGACATTATAGGTGCAGTGGAGTCGCAAACAGAACTACGCTCTCTAACCATTAGAAGAAATATACTCAACAACTATGCAGCACTGTTCGCTCCAATACGAAACAGCGGATTCGAGAGTAAGCCTCAAGAAAAGTGGTTGAACTTAGAATCACTAACTTTGCATTCGTGCGGTCTGAAACACTTTCCCTTGCAAATCAGTGAACTAAAAGACCAAAAGAGACTAGATTTGAATTCAAACAGTGAATTAAAATGTCTTCCTGAAGACATAGGGACGAAAATACagaacctggaagaactcaTGTTGTGGGGGTGTGGtctacaacaacttccaaGTAGTTTGAGTAACCTAACTGCACTGAAGAAGCTTCATTTGAGTGGAAACagtgaattgaaaagtcttcctgaagattTAGGGACGAAACTACACAACCTTGAAGAACTCGACTTGCGGGAGTGTGGTCTACTACAAATTCCAAGTAGTTTGAGTAATCTAACTGCCATAAAAAGGCTTGATTTAAGTAGAAACAGtaatttaaaaattcttCCCAAAGATATAGGGACGAAACTACAGAAACTGGAAGAACTCGACTTGCGGGGGTGTGAtctacaacaacttccaatTAGTTTGAGTAACCTGACTGCCCTGAAGAAGCTTGATTTGAGTGGAAACagtgaattgaaaagtcttcctgaaaACATGGGGTCAAAACTACAGAACCTGGAAGTACTCATCTTGTGGGGGTGTGGtctacaacaacttccaatTAGTTTGAGCAACCTGACTGTCCTGAAGAAGCTTGATTTAAGTGGAAACAGTAAATTGAAATGTCTTCCTGGAGATATAGGGGAAAAACTACAGAACCTGGAAGTACTCATCCTGTGGGGGTGTGGTCTTCAACAACTTCCAATTAGTATGAGTAGCCTAACTGCCCTGAAGATGCTTGATTTGAGCAGCAACAGTGCATTGAAAAATCTTCCTGGAGATATAGGGGCAAAACTACAGAACCTGGAGAAACTCGACTTGCGGTGGTGTGAtctacaacaacttccaaGTAGTTTGAGTAACCTAACTGCACTGAAGAAGCTTCATTTGAGTAGAAACTgtgaattgaaaagtcttcctgaagatatagggacgaaactacagaacctggaagaactcgACTTGCGTGAGTGTGATCTACAGCAACTTCCAAGTAGTTTGAGTAACCTAACTGCCCTGAAGAAGCTTGATTTGAGACGAAACAGtaaattgaaaagtcttcctgaaaATATAGGGACGAAACTACAGAACCTGGAGGAACTCGACTTGCAGTGGTGTGGtctacaacaacttccaaGTAGTTTGAGTAACCTAACTGCACTGAAGAAGCTTCATTTGAGTGGAAACAGTGAACtaaaaagtcttcctgaagatatagggacgaaactacagaacctggaagaactcgACTTGCCTGGTTGTGGtctacaacaacttccaaGTAGTTTGAGTAACGTAACTGCCCTGAAGAAGCTTGATTTGAGACGAAACAGtaaattgaaaagtcttcctgaaaATATAGGGACGAAACTACAGAACCTGGAGGAACTCGATTTGCAGTGGTGTGGTCTACAACAACTTCAAAGTAGTTTGAGTAACCTAACTGCACTGAAGAAGCTTCATTTGAGTGGAAACAGTGAACtaaaaagtcttcctgaagatatagggacgaaactacagaacctggaagaactcgACTTGCGGAGGTGTGGTCTACTTCAACTTCCAATTAGTTTGAGTGACCTAACTGCCCTGAAGAGCCTTGATTTGAGTGGAAACAGTGAATTGAAATATCTTCCTGAAGCTATGTTGCAAAAGCTAAAGAATCTAAAAGAACTCGATCTGCAGGATTGCGGTCTAGATAAATTACCATCGAGTTTGGGAGTGCTGGAAAGTCTGAATGTGACGGGTTGCTTACTGACACGTTTGCCTTTGTCAATTGGAAAATTAATGTACTTGAAATGCGTAGGGAATCCTATAACGTTTCCACCGATTGGAGTTTGGAAGCAAGGATTAGCTTCAATACGAGCATACTTTTCCTCTGAAATACTGACCTCGTCAAGACGATTAAAGATTGTTGTTTTAGGTGAGAGTTGTTCAGGAAAAACGAGCTTATTTCAAACTATGCTGCGCAACGCATCATTTTGCACGTGTCTCGAAGAGAGAACTATAGGTGTGGAAGAGTATGAGTTGACGTTGACTGACAAGCGTgccaaaattattgattgcGGCGGGCAAAGGTGTTATCTTTTAACTAATCAATTGTTCGTCAGCGAAAATGGCTTGGTCGTCATTGTAGTCGATGTTCAGCGTTATAAGCTGACGGAGGCAAGCTTTCACGAGCATATAGGAAAGTATCTACAGGTTGTGTACGAGCGGAATGAGAATTGCTATGTCGTTTGCGTTTTCACAAAAGTGGATCTTTTTACAAAATGGGATCGTTTGTCTAACGCTTGGAATCCTAGACGGTATCAAGAAGAGTTCACTCGCCAAATAAAGAAATTCAGAGACAATCGAAAAGCAATTATTAAAGAGATGATTTTGTGGGATGGAGAGAAAGCTGCGTTTATCAAGAAACAGAATGTACGCGTTGAGAATAGTGTCGTTTTTACTTCAGCTAAAGACGTGGAAACTACTGCAAAGTTTAGAGATTTCATTGATAAACTCACTGACAACGAGAAGCTATTTCCAAGTGCTGGAGACATTGTTCCCGAAACATGGTACAATTTTGAGGAAAGAGTTGAAAGAGAATGCAGACTCTCTAATAATGGCCTATCTGCGTTGAAAGTGGATTTTTTAAACAGATTAGGTGGTCAGTTTGATTTGTCCAAAGAAGAAGTTTTGATCGTTCTAAGGTACTACCATCAAGTTGGCACTATATTGTATTTTGATCAATCTCGCTTGAGTGATGTTGTTTTCGGGTCGAGCAAAAGAATTGTCGATGCGCTGAAGCTAATTTTTCGCCACGATTACGCCGTATTGGAGCACGAAAGTGGAACAACGGAAATTAGTCCCGAACGATTCATCGTAGATAAAGAGGAGCTGTCTAGTAATGCAACTCTGTCAATTCCATTGCTAAAAGCTCTTTTACGTGGTCAAAATCTTGACGCGGAAAGCGTCAATATTTTTGTCAAAATGTTGTTATCGTTCGATTTTGCCTACGTGAAGGGCAAATATGGATTGCCTAATGAACACGGTGATAATGAAGCGTATGACATCGTTGATCATTTGGAGAAAGCCGACGCATCCCTCTTAGTGCCTTGGTTACTTAATCAAGGTTACCCTCGCGAGGTAGAAGAAAACTTTCCCGCAGATTGCCCAAAAGGTTGCATTGAAGTGACACTTTCGTACTCTTTTGCTTTCACTCTTCCTCTGGGAATTTTTCAACTATTTTCTGCGCGATGTCACCAGATCAGCCAACTAATTCGCCATTGGAATAATGGATTTACGCTATCGTATGGTCCGATCAAAGCTAAATTTACGTGCGAAGAACTTGCGACTAACGCAGCAATCCTTTGCAAATGCCGCACACCGAAATCACGCAATGCATTAGATCGACTGTTTCACGTGTTCTGGAGATGCATTGTTCAGCTGCAAACGCtattgaaaatatttccgGGAAGTTTGTATAGCATTTTCCTTAACtactttgacggcgacacTGGAATGAAGAAGCAACGGGTCCAAATATTATCAAAAGATTGGCACCTAAGAACCCTTGTTGCCGCCAAACCTAGAAAACTTCAGGAATGCAGCAACAGTGTTAGACGAG TTCTGAAATCATATGAGCGACGACTAGACAAAATATTTCCTGATGCGTGCGGAAGTCGTGTCACGTTACAAGATGCGAAATCGGTTGCAAGGGAAGTGAGTCGGTGTTGCTCTACAAAAAAGCAAATTAGGGACCTTGCTGTCATCCTGGACGTCAGATGTCCTAGCCTGGTAGCAGACGAAGTTGACGCAAGTCAAGTGCTTCAATTGCTAAAGGAATGGCTGAAGAActctgaagaaaacgctgttgttgctgttttTACTGACGCCTTAC